Proteins from a single region of Urocitellus parryii isolate mUroPar1 chromosome 4, mUroPar1.hap1, whole genome shotgun sequence:
- the LOC144254397 gene encoding glycine N-phenylacetyltransferase-like, whose product MFPLQSPQMLQMLEKSLRKSLPESLKVYGTVFHINQGNPFKLKALVDKWPDFNTVVVRPQEQNMTDDLDHYTNTYQIYSKELKSCQDSLVSSDVINWKQHLQIQSSQSSLDEVIQSLAAANSVQVKRTQCILYMMPQTARKLVPFLVDTKNIHPESGEPKAINQEMFKVSSLDVTHAGVVNKFWHFGGNERSQRFIERCLRTFPSTCLLGPEGTPVSWGLMDQTGEMRMGGTVPEYRGQGLISYVTHVQVQALEKLGFPVYNHTDRANKIIQKLSHNLHHIPMPCDWNQWHCVPL is encoded by the exons ATGTTTCCTTTGCAAAGTCCACAGATGCTGCAGATGCTAGAGAAGTCCTTAAGGAAGAGCCTCCCTGAGTCCTTAAAG GTCTATGGAACTGTCTTCCACATAAACCAGGGGAACCCATTCAAGCTAAAGGCCTTGGTGGACAAATGGCCAGATTTTAACACAGTAGTTGTGCGCCCTCAGGAGCAG AACATGACAGATGACCTTGATCACTACACCAACACCTACCAAATCTATTCTAAGGAGCTCAAGAGCTGTCAAGACTCGCTTGTCTCATCAGATGTCATTAACTGGAAACAACATTTACAAATCCAAA gTTCACAGTCCAGCTTGGATGAGGTGATACAAAGTCTTGCTGCTGCTAACTCAGTCCAGGTCAAGAGAACACAGTGCATTCTGTACATGATGCCTCAGACAGCAAGGAAACTGGTGCCTTTCCTGGTGGATACGAAGAACATACATCCTGAATCTGGGGAACCCAAGGCCAT TAACCAAGAGATGTTTAAAGTCTCATCACTGGATGTGACCCACGCTGGCGTGGTGAATAAATTCTGGCATTTTGGTGgcaatgaaagaagccagagatTCATTGAGCGCTGTCTCCGGACCTTTCCCAGCACCTGTCTTTTGGGACCTGAAGGGACGCCTGTGTCGTGGGGCCTGATGGACCAGACGGGGGAGATGCGAATGGGAGGCACTGTGCCTGAGTACCGGGGCCAAGGCCTCATCTCCTATGTCACTCACGTCCAAGTCCAGGCTCTGGAGAAGCTTGGCTTCCCTGTGTATAACCATACGGACAGAGCCAACAAAATCATCCAGAAATTGAGTCACAATCTACATCATATCCCCATGCCCTGTGACTGGAACCAGTGGCACTGTGTGCCTCTGTGA